The Pseudomonadota bacterium genome includes the window CGCCCACGCGCCAATGAAAAGGATGGCGCGGCCTGAAGAGATTGCCGACGCCATCCTCTATTTCGCGTCGGACAGCGCCTCGTTCACGACGGGCGTCGCCATGCCCGTCGATGGCGGGACACTGTCCGGGGCTTAGAGCAGATCGCGCTCTAGTCGTCAGTTATGCTCGAGCGTGAGTTCGGCAACGCCCGCGGCGATGTTCAGGCCTTCGCCGCCTTGAACGCTGAGCGGCTGAAGCGCCAGCGACTTTTCACCGAACACTAGGACGTTGGCGCCGACACCATAGCCGGCTGCGACCTCGGCGCTGACGCCGCCATAGGATCCGGCGAGACCACCCGCCGGCACCGGCTGACCGGTTGACAGCACGCCCCACAGCATGACCGAGCTCTCCATGTAGCCGATGTCGATACCGTAGCGTTCGATGGTGCCGGTATAGGTCTCGACGGTACCGTCACCGACCGGGTCGAACGTGCAGGTGACATCGCGGGTCGAGCCGAAGATGAAGCTGACGGAGCCTTCGACATCGCAGCGCAGATAGCCGGCCTCGGTGTCGATCGAATCAGCGTTGGCCGCGATAGGCAACGATGTGGCAGCGGCCAAAGCAGCGGCCGCGCAGAGGCGGCGAACGGTGGATGACATGGTGTTTTCCCTTCCCTCAGGTCGAATGACGCCCGTCCTTAGCTGGTCACCGCCAGAGCGTTCGTCAAGGGCGGACGCTTGCGCACCTCCCCCAATCCGGTCTAACGCTCAGCATTCCAGGAATCAGAGGCAGGTCATGGCGGCAACAAAAGAAGGTGATAACCGAAAACTCGGCTTTTCGACGCGGGCGATCCATCACGGATACGACCCGGCAAGCGAACACGGCGCGCTGACGCCGCCGATCTTCATGACATCGACCTATGCGTTCGAATCGGCGGAAGCCGGTGGCGAGATGTTCCGCGGCGAACGACCGGGCTTTGTCTACGGCCGCACGCGTAATCCGACACAGGCACTTTTGGAAGAACGGGTGGCCAGCCTTGAGGGTGGCGAAGCGGCACTGGCGCTCGCGACCGGCATGGGCGCGATTACCGCGACCATGTGGACGTTGCTGTCGGCAGGCGACCAGGTGGTGCTGGACCACACCGTCTACGGCAACACGTTCTCGTTCTTCACCCATGGACTGCCGCGTTTCGGCGTCGACGTACGCCTCGCCGATCTGACCGATCCCGCCAATCTGGAAGCGGTCATTACCGACAAGACCAAGGTCGTCTTCTTCGAAACGCCAGCCAACCCGAACCTTCGCGTCATCGACATTGCCGCCATCTCCGCGATCGCCAGGGCGCATGGCGCGCTCACGGTCGTCGACAACACGTTCTCGACCCCGGCCCTGCAACGGCCGCTTGATCATGGCGCCGATCTGGTCGTTCATTCGGCGACGAAGTTTCTTGGCGGTCACGGCGATCTGCTGGCCGGTCTTCTTGTCGGCCCCGCCGATACCGTTCACCAGGTGCGCCAGCACGGGCTGCGCTACCTGACCGGCGCGACCCTGTCACCGATGGCGGCGTTTTTGATCATGCGTGGGCTCAAGACCCTGGAAATTCGCATGGCTCGCCACTCGGAAAGCGCGATGCGTATTGCCGACACGCTGGCCGGACACCGCGCGATCGCGTCCTTGTCTTATCCGTGGCGCGAGGACTTCGCCCAGCGCGATGTCGCGCGCCGTCAGATGTCCGGCGGCGGCGGTCTCTTGGCGTTCGAACTGAAGGGCGGCATGGCGGCCGGACTGGCGTTCATGAACCACGTTGATCTGGTGACGCGCGCCGTCAGCCTGGGCGACAGCGAAACGCTTGTGCAGCACCCCGCCAGCATGACCCACTCGTCCTACAGCCCGGAAGAACGCGCCGAGCATGGGTTGAGCGACGGCTTGGTACGTCTGTCGGTCGGCCTGGAGAATGTCGAGGACCTGCTGGACGATATCGGTGGCGCCCTTGACGCGGCGAGCTGATGGCGAGTGACATTTGCTGACGGGCACCCATATGTAAGGCTTGATGGACTGTCGCGGGGGGCGCTGTGCTTGGGTTCAGCGGAGATGCGACGCATGGCCAATATGATCACCCTGCTGCGTTTCGGGCTGTTGTTTGTTTTGGTCGCCATGGCCTATCAGGCACCCCCCTCATGGCAACTCATCAACATGCCGCTTCTGTTCGTCATCATCGCGCTCGACGGCCTGGACGGCTATGTCGCGCGCAAACGCCACGAGACCACAGCCTTCGGATCGATCTTCGACATCGCGGTCGACCGTATCGTCGAGTACGTCCTGTGGATCGTGCTGGCGGATCTCGACCTGATCCCGATCTGGGTCGCGCTCGTCTTTATCGTGCGCGGCACCATCGTCGATTCGATCCGTTACGGCGCGATCACCGACGGCGAGACAGCCTTCGGCATGATGCGCTCGCCGATCGGCAAGTTTCTGGTCGCCGGACGTTTCATGCGCGGCTTCTATGGCGCCGTCAAAGCGGTCACCTTCGGCTGGGTGCTGTTGATGCAGCCTTTGCCGGCCGTCGATCCGGGCCTGTGGGTGACCTGGCACGGCATGTTCAATCTTGTCACTGCCGCTCTTGTCGGCATCTCGGTCACCATCTGCCTGGTTCGCGGATTGCCGGTCATCATCGAGTTTGCCATGGGTAGCGGACTGCTCGGACCAAACGCAACGGCGGGAGACCGGCGATAGCACGGCTGGCGCTGTTCGATCTGGACGGGACCTTGCTGCCGCTACCCAGCAGCGAAACGCGTTTTTTCGCCCACATGCTGCGCAAGGGCCTTGTCGGCCCGCGGCAACTGGCGCGTAGCGGCTGGGCGTTCCTTGCGGCTCTCGTTGCCAGCGACCCCCACGGCACGGCACGCTACAAGGACTATCTAGCCGACCTGGATGTCGAAACGACCTGCCGGGAAGCCGAACGGTTTGCGTCGGAGACGCTCTTTGCGTTGCTGCGTCCCGACATGATCAACCGGCTCAACAGCCATCGTGCCGCAGGCGACCACGTGGTGCTCTTGACCGGCGCGCCCGACTTCTTGGCCGACACGTTGGGATGGCACCTGAACGTCGACGCGGTCTGCGCGACACAGTGCCGAACCGCGAACGGCCGCTATCTGGCCGCACCGCCACTCAATCATCCCTACCGGGAACGAAAACTCCTGATCGCCGAACAACTCGCCGTGCAACAAAAGACCACGCTTGCGGAGACGACAGCCTACGGTGATTCAAGACACGACATCGCGCTGCTGAGTGCGGTTGGCCATCCCGTTGCCGTGGAGCCGGACCGCAAGCTTCGGCAACGCGCCAATGTCGACGGCTGGGAGATTGTCACAAGCGCCGCATGAGCCAGCGCTAGTTGGTGGGGTAGCGGATCTGCGGGCCTAAGTTGGCGACAATCTCGCGCGCATCATAGGAGTAGGGATCATCCGGCGGTTTGGGGCCGCGGTAAGCCAGAAACTCGACGGTGGCCTCAAACTTCTCGGTCGTGCGCGTCGTTGCCGTGCCGAAGGTCGCACCGTAGTACGGACCATAGAACGGTCCATAGTAAGGACCGTAGTAGGGCCCGCGGTAGGACCTGTAGCCATAAAACAAGCTGCCACCGGGATATACGTTGTAGCTGGTATACGTGTTGACGTCGCGTTCGGTGTCACGCTCGACCACCTCGAAGTGATCGCCGCCGACTTCCAGCGTCAGTTCCGCCGCCCGGTAGAGCAGGTAGTTTTCAACGGTCTCGCGTGAGGTCCTGGTGTTGCCATAGAACGTGACGCGATAACGGTTCGCCTCCAGCTGCGTGCTGCTGTAACCGTAGCCATCCTGACGTGGCTGATACGGTGTCGGCTTGACGCAGGCTGCAAGAGCCAGGACGCCCATCAGCGCGACAGCGCCGATCATCCCCCGTCTTGTCAGGTTAGGCATTTCCAGCATGTCCTCATCACAGATTGGACCGTCAGTTGATCTGACTTAAATTGAGCATAGCAAGAAAACGCCCCGGGGCTAAACAAGGGGCCTTGCTCTGCTGACTGTCATGTTGTGTCCGGCTCACGCGGGCGCAAGCCGACCGTCGGCGTCGATCGAAAGAGGCAATCAAGCCGGTTGCGCAAGAGCTGATCCGCACGACTGGCACGTCAGGGAGAGACCGTTCATGGCTGGCAAGAAGAAGCAGCGTAAACTGCGCGGATTGTCTGATATCCGTCGCTATTTCCACCGCAACGAAACACCGATCTACTTCATCAGTGCGACCAACTTCAATCTATTGGGCATGGATGAGTGGGCGAGAAACTTCAAATTTATCAACTACTTGGACTGCTACGACGGCCGTCATCCCAATACCTTTATCCCGCCAGAACACCCCCATGACGAGTTCCAATCGATCGAGGACATCAACAACTACCTGCTGCGCCATCCCGACGTTCTCAACCTGATCAACAAGCGAGGCGGCAAGCCCAAGGCCGTCTTCTTGATGTTCGATGAAGAGACCGAATCGCTTGCCCGACAAGCCGGCATGGATGTCTGGTTCCCCGATGCCGCCCTTCGAACCCGGCTCGATCACAAGGTCGAGACCGTCAGGATCGGCAACGCTGCCGGTGTGCCGTCGGTGCCCAATGTGTTGGCGCCGCTGGCCTCCTACGGCGACCTTGTCGCGCGCGCGCGCGAGGCCGCATTGGGCGACGATCTCGTCGTCCAGACGGCCTATGGCGATTCCGGTCACACGACCTTCTTTATCCAGAATGAAGAGGATTGGAACGAACACGCCAACGAGATCATCGGTCAAGGCGACACCAAGATCATGAAACGCATTGCCTGCCGCCAGGCCGCGATCGAAGGCTGCACGACGAAGGCGGGCACCATAGTCGGCCCGCTGATGACGGAGATCGTCGGCTTCAAGGAGCTGACCCCCTACAAAGGCGGCTGGGCCGGCAACGAGATCTTTGCCGACTCGTTTACGCCGGACATCCGGTTGAAAGCGCGCGACCTGACCTTCCAGTTCGGCGAACAGCTTCGCAAGGAAGGATATCGTGGCTACTTCGAACTCGACTTTCTGATCGATAAGGACACCGATGAGATCTGGCTCGGTGAGTTGAACCCACGCGTTACCGGCGCCAGTTCAATGACCAACCATGCAGCCTTCGCCCATGCCGATGCGCCGCTCTTCCTGTTTCACTTGCTTGAATTCAGCGATGTCGATTTCGAGTTCGACGTCGCGGCGCTGAACGAGCGTTGGTCGGACCCCGACAACATCGATAGCTGGTCACAACTGGTCATCAAACACACGGCCGACACCGTCGAAAAGGTGACCGAAGCGCCGCAGTCCGGCATCTGGCATTTGCGCGACAACGGCGAGGTCCAGTATGGCCGCTTCGACTATCATCGCCGCGCGGTCGAGAACGAGAACGAGGCGTTCTTTCTGCGTATCGCCGGGCCGGGCGACTACCGGTACGAAGGCGCCGATCTTGGAATCCTGATCACGCGCGGCCGCTTGATGACCAAGAAGTTCGAGCTGAACAACCGGGCGCGCGCCTGGATCGACGGCATCCACGCAAACTACAAGGCCACGCCCATTGATGGCGGCGACGAGCCGCGATCGGCCGAGATCCAGCCGGGAGCCTTCAAAATCCTCTAGATTTGCCTTGGCTACGTCTTGCCGGTGGGTGAGACCTCGGTCCAGACTGCGGTCTCGCCTGATAACCGGAAGCGAACCATGTCTGTGCCCGAGAGTTTGATCGTCGCGCGCGACGACACCATCGTTACCGTGACCATCAACCGACCCGAGCGGCTCAACGCGCTCGATCAGGTGACCGCGCGTGGTTTGTCCGAAGTGTTTCACGAGCTCTCTGCCGACGACGGCATCCGCTGCATCGTGTTGCGCGGTGCCGGCGACCGCGCCTTTGGTGTCGGCGCCGACATCAAGGAATTCAGCGAAGCCCGGTCCAACCCCGATCAGGCGCGCAGCTACGACGCCAATTGGGGCGACGGGCTGGCGAGCTGCCGCCACCCGGTGATCGCCATGATCAAAGGCTATTGCGTCGGCGGCAGCCTCGGCCTGATCCCTTACTGCGATCTCAGGATCGCCGGGCGTTCGGCGCGCTTCGCGGTGCCGGCCGGCAAACTGGGTATTACCTATAGCCACCACGAGATTGCCGCGCTCGCCCGGCTGGTCGGCCCGGCCGGCGCGCTGGAGTTCCTGTTGGAAGGCGAGATGATCGGTGCCAAAAGGGTCCTGCAGATGGGCCTGGTCAACCGCGTCGTCGATGATGAAGAGGTCGAGGCGGTAACCTACCAGACCGCCCGCAACATTGCGGAGAAAGCGCCGCTCTCGGCGCGCTGGCACAAGAAGTTCGTGAACCGGCTTTTGGACCCCACACCGCTGAGCGACGGGGAACGCGACGAAGCCTATCTGTGCTTCGAGACCGACGATTTTCGTATCGGCCGGGAAGCCTTCGCCACGAAGGAAAAGCCTGAGTTCAGGGGAAGCTGATGGCGTCTTCCGGCACGAAGGGCTCGGGCTATGGACCGCTGCAAGGCGTCCGGGTCATCGACCTGACCCATATCCTGGCCGGGCCGGTCTGTGCGTTGATGCTGGCCGACATGGGCGCGGAGGTGATCAAGATCGAGCGGGTGCCGTTCGAGGCCGACGAAGCCCGCACCGATACCGATCCCTACCATATCAATGGCGTTTCGGCGCCGCATATGATCGTCAACCGCAACAAGAAAAGCCTGCCGTTGAATCTGAAGCAGGAAGCGGCGCGCGAGATCCTCGCCCGGCTGATCGCAGACGCCGACGTGGTGCTGGAGAACTACCGCCCCGGTGTGATGGACCGCCTGGGGTTCGGTTGGGAGAGCCTGCACCAAAAGCACCCCGGTCTGATCTATGGCGCCGTGTCCGGTTTCGGGCGTTCCGGACCCTATGCGGATCGCGCCGGTTTCGACCTGATCACCCAGGGCATGGCGGGCCTGATGAGCATTACCGGCGAAGGTCATGGCCGCCCGCCGGTCAAACCCGGCCCGCCGATGACCGACACCACGGCCGGCATCCTTCTGGCCATGGGTGTGTGCGCCGCCCTGCACCACCGCGACCGCACCGGCGAAGGTCAAATGGTCGACACGTCACTGTTCGAGGCAGGCATCATTCATACCTACTGGCATTCCGCGATTGCGTTCTCCAGTGACGAGGTCCCCGGCCCCCTGGGCAGCGGCCATCCGCTGTCGGCGCCCTATCAGGCGTTTCCGACCAAGGACGGCTGGCTCACCTTGGGCGCGGCGAACGGCCCGACATGGCAACGCTTTGTCGACATGATCGACGATGACCGCTTGCGCGACGAGGCGCTCTTCGGCACCAACAAGGCGCGCATGGACCATCTGTCCGAACTCGTCGACGTTCTGGATGACATCTTTCGCAAGCGCACGACGGCGCAGTGGTTGCGCGCACTTGATGACGCCGGCGTTCCGGCGGGCCCGCTCAACACCATACCCGCCATGCACCAGGACGAGCAGGCGCTGGCCCGCGATATGATCGTCTCGCTCGACCATCCAACGGCCGGCTTGGTCCAGACGCTGGGTCTGCCGGTCAAGTTCTCCGAGACGCCGGGTGGCCCTAAGGCACCCGCGGCGCTTTATGGCGAGCACACGCGCGCTTTGCTCACGGGTCTGGGCTATGGTGACGCCGAGATTGATGAACTGGCACGCGACGGTGTCGTTGGACTGCCGGAGATGACACCGGTGTCCTGACGTTGAGCGCGATCAGAGGTCCTTGGCGCGGATGATGTAGTGCATGAAGACGGTGTGGGTGTCGATCAGATCGCCCTTGGCCCAGTCGTCGAACAGTTCCAGGAGCGGCTCCAGAGGCAGCTCGCTTAGGTGGTCGGCCAACGCGAAGCGCAGGATCTTCATCCGGTTTTCCCGCGTGTCCGGAAACCGCATGGTGTACGCGACGGTCTCGCGCTCGTGGGCGATGCCGAGCCTGGCGAGCGTGACGTCCAAGTCTTCAGATAGATGGTAGGGGATCGCCTTGCCCATCGCGTCGAACGCATAGTCCCAAAAGCGAATCAAGCTGTTGGTGCGGCCCGCGAGGGCTAACAACATCATGCCGTCAGGGGCCAGAGCAGCGATGAGCTGCTTCAGCGTCACCTCGAGGTCGGGCACGTAATAGAGAACGTGGTTCGACAGGATGAGGTCGAAGGGCGCGACGGCCGTGTCCGGCAACGCCGGCCAATGCGTGATCGGCGCGTCGGTGAAACGACCCAGGTCTTCGGCCGCGTGAAGACGCTGACTTTCGACGGGTTCGACGAGCGACAACATCAGGCGATCGGGCGACCAGCCCGCCTGGGTCAGGAACTTGGTCGAGAAATCGCCACCGCCGCAACCGAAGTCCAGCATGCGGATCGACCCCCCAGCCCGGCCGGCCTCGTCGATATAGGGAATGAGCGCGTCGAGCCCACGCTCCGCTTCGTCGGTTGCCGCGATGAAGAAGTCATAGTCGGCCTCGATCGCGCCGAAGTCCTTGGCGGCATTCTCCGTCATGCGATCCCCTTCATCACTCGCCCGATAGTACCTTATCTTGCAGGCCACCCACACACGCACCGATCAGACCCTGGCGATCCGAATCGAATCGTTTCACCAGGGATCCGCTGACACCACTCGTCAGATCGTGCCGCCCGCCCGCGAGATACCGGACTAGCGCATCGCCGTCGTGGTCAGTGTCCGGCGATATAGTGGCGCATGGCTTCGGTTTCGGACTCCAACGCTTCCAGCCGATGCTTGACCACGTCGCCAATGCTGATGATGCCGGCAAGCTTGCCATCGACGACCACCGGTAGATGGCGGATGCGATGACCGGTCATCGTTGCCATGACGTCTTCGATCGCAACGTCCGGCGTCACCGTCACCACGTCGGCCTGCATGATATCATCAACCCTGCAGTCCAGCGCGGCAGCCCCCTTTTCGGCAAGGCACCGCACGATATCACGCTCTGAGACAATCCCAGCGATTTGGCTATCATCCTCGCTGACCACCAACGCACCGATGCGTTCGGCCTTCAGTTGCCGGGACAACTCAGACACCGTCCAGTCCGGCCGTGCCGTCACGACACGGTCGCCCTTTGTTTTAAGGATACTGCTAACGTTCATCGCTTAGCTCCCTCCACCTATATGACGTAGAGACTGAAGCTATGGTTACAAGGCGCAATTGCGCCTACAAATAATAGTGGACGGCATGCGCTCGGCAACTTGAAACTGCGAATCGGTCGCGATGATCCGCCTTCACAAAGGCAGCGTCATCGTGTTCAGATGCACCGACTGCCGTGGACGGATTGGGGACTGATAAGTGCACATAGAAGAATATCGTTCGTCCCAGCAGGAAGAGGTTGCGGCCCTGACCGACAGCATATTCGGCGAGGGCTTCTTTGAAGGACCAGGTGACGACTGGCGTAACCCAGACACGCTGGCGCTCGTCGCCATCGAGGACGATCACGTCGTCGGTTTCGCCAGCGGTCGTCTGCTGCCCGAACATGGCCTGGCGGGCTTTCTGGATAATCAGATAAAGGATGTGCCCGCTGACATCGCCGAAGCCGACTCAAAGGGACGCCTGGGCGTCATTGAGGCCGTCGCGGTCGCTCTCGAACATCGCGGCGAGGGAATTGGCACGAAACTGCTGCGCGTGTTGCACGATCACATCGTTGGATACGGGGCCGACAAACTAATCGTCACGTTCAGGCAGGGACCAAGCTCATCCAGGGTGAAGGATCTGATGGAGCGCCTGGGCTATGAGTTCTGGACCAGCATGGATTCCTATTGGAAGACGCCCGGCGATGACGGCGAACCTGGCGGTGTCGAACGCAGCGGTGTCTGGGAAATCTATCGCGCCAAGGTCTATTGAGCGCGCACGTTTGATATTGCGGCCTTAATCTGCGTCGCCGTCGTCCACGGAGTGACCGTAGCGCAGGGCGACGGGCAGCAATGTCATCAAGACAACGGCAACCTCATCGCCAGGGTTGTGATAACGATGTCGTAGATGGCTCTGGAACAGGAAGCTGTCGCCGGGCTCCAGACGATAAAGATCGTCGCCGATCTGAATGTCAAGAATGCCGGACAGAAGGAAACCGGACTCCTCGCCCTCATGGCCATAGGTGTCGTCGCCCGATGACGCGCCGGGTTCGAATTCGCTGAGCACCATTGCGTGCTGGCCCGCCAAGGTCGGCGAGACCAGGTAGTCGTTCATGCCCAGGTAGTCGGACGTCGCGAGACCGGAATAGGAAAGCCGCCGGCGCTGATCGTGGCGGACGATGTAGCGGCGTTCGCCATCCTCATTGGCCATGTCGTTCTGGAAGAACCAGCCGATCGTGATGCCAAGCGCGTCGCTGATACTCTGTAACGTCCCGACCGATGGTTTCTTCAATCCGTTCTCGATCTGGCTGAGAAACCCGACCGAGCGACCCGTGCGCTTGGCGAGGTCGGCCAGCGTCATGCCGCGTGCTTTTCTGAGGCCGTGTATGTCGTTGCCAAGCCTTTCCGCGATGGTGTCGGCCTGCTCGGCATTCGTATCGGCCTTTTCGGGTTTCGCCATGCGGTCAAACTCCCGTCATAACGCCATGGCGGCTTTGAGGCCTTCAAGCACGGCTTCTTCGGCTGTTCGCGGGCTCAGCGCATCGCCGATCAGTGTGGCGGGCACGCCGATGGCGGCCAGGCTCCCGACAAGATCAGCCGTCCGGCTATGACCTTGGGCCAGGACCAGCGTGTCGACGTCCTCGCAGATGATGGGCTCGCGGTTGATCGTGTGCTGGAAGTAGACGCTCGTGTCGTCGGCGCCGAACAAACCGGCATGGGTAATGACCTCGACTCCCAGCTTATGCAGATCACCGATACCCTCATCCCTGACGATTTCGTTGATCTGCGCGCCAGGCGCAATGCCGTTGACCGCAAGCCGAACCCGGCAACCATCCCGCGCGAGCTTCTCGGCGACACCGATACCGATCCAATCGCACGCCCAGTCGGCAATAACGACGGAACCACCGACATTCGCCTCGCCACGGATAACCGACCACGCGTCGACGACATGGGCGCTGTCGGCGCCTTCCACCTCAGGGCGTCGCGGCACGGCGCCGGTTGCGATGACGACGGCATCGGGCGCGCGCTCCCGCACGAATGCCACATCGGCCTCCACGTTGCGCTCGACCCTGACGCCGGCGAGCTCAATCTCACGCTGGAAGTTCGTGATGATGCCGCCGAACTCTTCGCGCCCCGGCAGCATTTGGGCAAGGCGCGCCTGACCGCCGAGTTGGCCATCTTTCTCGACCAACGTCACATCGTGGCCGCGCTCCGCGGCAGTGGCAGCCGCCTTCATGCCACCTGGACCACCACCGATGACAAGCACCTTCTTCGGTTCGCTCGCCGGCGATTTCTCGTGGGCGAACTGTGTCTCGCGCCCGGTCTCGGGATGCTGAATGCAGGAGATCGGGTAATAGGAAAGCCGGTGGCCCACGCAGGCCTGGTTACAACCAATGCAGGCGCGAATGTTGTCGAACGTGCCCTTTTCGGCCTTAACCGGGAAGTCGGGATCGCAAATCAACGCGCGAACCATGCCAACCATGTCGGCCTGCCCCTGGGCCACCACCTCTTCGGCCATCTGCGGCTGATTGATGCGGCCACCGACCAGGACGGGTTTCGAAATGCGCTGGCGGATGGCGGCGGCCTGCGGCGCCCAATAGCCGTGCGGCACCGCCATCGACGGAAAGACATGGAGCCACCCCGCCGCGGAAGCTGAGTAGCCACCAATGACGTTGACATAATCGACCAGGCCGCTGGCATCGAGCGCGTCGCAGATCTCCAAGGTCTCGTCGACGTGCAGCCCCTCCTCCGCCATTTCGTCGGCGGAGACGCGCACACCGATGACCGTCTCGTCATCGGTTCGTGCGCGAATGGCCTTCAACACTTCGAACAGGAACCGCATGCGGTTGTCGAAGCTGCCGCCGAACTCGTCATCGCGCAGGTTGGTGCGCGGGTTGAGAAATTGGGCGACCAGATAGCCCATGCTGGCCAGCACCTCGACACCGTCGAAGCCGGCCTCGCGCATATGTCCGCCGGCCCGGCCAAAGGCCTCGATGACATCCCAGATCCAGTCGGCCGGCGCGGGATACGGGATCAAGCCGTAGCGGTCATGGGGCACGTCCGACGGCGCAAAGGCGGCGCGCTTTGATCCGTCTGCCGACGCACGGTTTGACGCGCCGGGATGAAAAAGCTGCCCGAAGAGCTTGCAGTCATAGCCGTGCAACGTGCGCGCCAGCCGCGAGAATCCCGGCACCACATCCGGGTTGCCACCGGAGATGTATTTCGACGGATTGTCGAACGAGGGATGCATCGACATGCCCTCCACAATCACCAGTCCGACACCACCTTTCGCCCGCGCCTCGTGATAGGCAACCAGCCTGTCGCCGACCTTGCCGTCCTCCACCAACGAGGTGCCGTGAGGCGGATAGAAGAGCCGGTTCTTGATGGTCAGACCGCCCAGGTCGACCGGCGAAAAAAGGTGGGCAAAGCTGCTCATGGGATCATACCGGATAGCGCAAGTGGCCGGGAATCGAGCTTAGGTCGACATGATCGCGTGGTTAACATATTGCCAATTTTTTTACAATTCGTATAACTGTTGTTCCGGGTTCAGCCTTGGGGCGGTTGAAACCTGCCGAACGGAGAGATCGCGATGGGTGTGCCGTTTGAGAGCCTGTATGCCGAGGGCGATGTTATGGCCATGCTGGGAGACGACGCACTCCGGCGCCTCGACCTCCCGCTTGCCGAGGCGTCCGGGCTACCGAACCTCGCCTACACCAGCGACGCTTGGCAGCGCCTGGAGAACCAGCGGCTCTTCGCCCGTACCTGGTGTTTTGCCGGCTACACCCATGACCTCCCCGACACCGGCGATGCGGTGCCGGTCGAGGTTGGTGGCATGCCGGTCGTGCTGGTGCGTGACCAGCAGGGCGACGTGCGCGGCTTTCACAATGTCTGCCGCCATCGCGGCGCGACGCTTTTGGAAGAAAAGGCATGCGGCCTGAGGTTTCTGACATGCCCCTATCATGCCTGGGCCTATGACCTGACGGGCGCGCTTAGAACCCGGCCCCACTTTCATGGCGGCGACAAACACGACGTCAGCGCCGATGGGAATGGGCCGGGGCTGAAGCCGGTGGCGACGGCCGTCTGGCACCACTGGATCTTCATCAACATGGATGGCCAGGCCGAGCCCTTTGACGACTTCATCGCACCGGTCGCCAAACGCTGCGACGGTTACGCAATCGACACCGCGCATTACGCCGGCTCGCTCGACTTCGACGTCGCGTGCAATTGGAAGCTGGCACTTGAGAACTACATCGAGCCCTATCACGTGTTTGCCGCCCATCCACGCCTGCACAGCTTCGTGCCCATGGCTGAGCGCGAGCCGTCCAAATGCGATGGGCACGTGTTGTGGAACTACTATCAGTTTCGCCAGCCCGAAGAGGGACGCGGTGTTGGCCTGCCGTACTTTCCGGGCCTGACGCCGGACCTTGCATCGCGTGGCATGTGGTTTGTCGCGGTTCCCAACTTCGCGTTCGAGGTTTACCCCGACCACATCGCGACCTTCATCGTCACGCCCTTGACACCCGCCATGTCGCGCGAACGCATCGACATCTACCTGGTCGGTGAAGCGGCCGAGGGCGAGCAGTTCGCCAACCAGCGCCAAGCGGTGTTCGATACCTGGCACGATCTGAACAAGGAAGACCTTGGCGTGATCGCCC containing:
- a CDS encoding aromatic ring-hydroxylating dioxygenase subunit alpha, coding for MGVPFESLYAEGDVMAMLGDDALRRLDLPLAEASGLPNLAYTSDAWQRLENQRLFARTWCFAGYTHDLPDTGDAVPVEVGGMPVVLVRDQQGDVRGFHNVCRHRGATLLEEKACGLRFLTCPYHAWAYDLTGALRTRPHFHGGDKHDVSADGNGPGLKPVATAVWHHWIFINMDGQAEPFDDFIAPVAKRCDGYAIDTAHYAGSLDFDVACNWKLALENYIEPYHVFAAHPRLHSFVPMAEREPSKCDGHVLWNYYQFRQPEEGRGVGLPYFPGLTPDLASRGMWFVAVPNFAFEVYPDHIATFIVTPLTPAMSRERIDIYLVGEAAEGEQFANQRQAVFDTWHDLNKEDLGVIARLQRGRLSPGYDGGRFSPYWDEAPLELSRQIVKAML